A stretch of Peteryoungia algae DNA encodes these proteins:
- the glgX gene encoding glycogen debranching protein GlgX: MTDAMLGATLGKTGADFRLWSHHADRVELCLFDERGEAELVRIPMSRDEDDVNHVFVEGLKEGARYGFRIHGPYDPAEGHWYDPSKLLIDPYATELDRSFVYDPRLGQFGVETADLMPKSIVKAHKLLKPMMPLGERTGFIYEVNVKALTMLHPDVPEAQRGTLSALAHPAILAHLRRIGVDMVELMPITAWIDERHLPPLGLTNSWGYNPVAMMALDPRLVPGGVKELRETVAALHAEGIGVILDLVFNHTGESDVHGTTLSLRGIDNRSLFRHVAGDPGTLVNDTGCGNTLACDHPIVRRLIVDTLRHFVLSAGVDGFRFDLAPIMGRHWDGFHQDAPTLKAILEDEVLEDRILIAEPWDIGPGGYQLGRFPPAFLEWNDRARDTIRRHWRGDAGTTGDLATALAGSADLFAHDGHSQTRSVNFIAAHDGFSLYDLVSFEHKHNEANGEENRDGHNENHSWNNGTEGETTDKAILKKRRQDVEALLSTLFASRGAVMLTAGDEFGRTQRGNNNAYCQDNALTWLDWSKTDEDLIESTARLAAMRQRFSCFMDTAVLAGDGDVEWLNVEGLPMTAGDWQTPDLGSFAMLLTAIDRETGKDCRVAVLVNRSADTQDYSLPIAERRKWRRLHTGRSAAKASVKPRTVDFWVES; this comes from the coding sequence ATGACGGACGCGATGCTCGGAGCCACCCTCGGCAAGACTGGCGCCGATTTTCGTCTCTGGTCGCATCATGCGGATCGCGTGGAGCTCTGCCTCTTCGACGAGCGGGGCGAGGCTGAACTGGTCCGCATCCCCATGTCCCGCGACGAAGACGACGTAAACCACGTCTTCGTTGAAGGCTTGAAGGAAGGCGCACGCTACGGCTTCCGCATCCACGGCCCGTATGATCCGGCCGAAGGCCACTGGTACGACCCATCCAAGCTGCTGATCGACCCCTACGCCACCGAGCTGGACCGGTCTTTTGTTTATGATCCTAGGCTTGGCCAGTTCGGCGTCGAGACGGCCGATCTGATGCCGAAGTCGATCGTGAAGGCGCACAAGCTGCTGAAGCCCATGATGCCACTCGGTGAGCGCACCGGCTTCATCTACGAGGTCAACGTCAAGGCGCTGACCATGCTGCATCCTGACGTGCCCGAGGCTCAACGCGGCACGCTATCCGCCCTCGCCCATCCCGCCATCCTCGCCCATCTGCGCCGCATCGGCGTCGACATGGTCGAGCTCATGCCGATCACCGCCTGGATCGACGAGCGTCATCTTCCACCGCTCGGCCTCACCAACAGCTGGGGCTACAACCCCGTCGCCATGATGGCGCTCGATCCGCGTCTCGTGCCCGGCGGCGTGAAGGAATTGCGCGAGACGGTCGCGGCCCTGCATGCCGAAGGCATCGGCGTCATCCTCGACCTGGTCTTCAACCACACCGGCGAAAGCGATGTCCACGGCACCACGCTCTCCCTGCGCGGCATCGACAATCGCTCCCTCTTCCGCCATGTGGCGGGCGATCCCGGAACTCTCGTCAACGACACCGGCTGCGGCAACACGCTCGCCTGCGACCACCCCATTGTCCGCCGGCTGATCGTCGACACCCTGCGCCACTTCGTCCTCTCTGCCGGAGTCGACGGCTTCCGCTTCGACCTCGCCCCGATCATGGGCCGCCATTGGGACGGCTTCCATCAGGACGCCCCGACCCTCAAGGCCATTCTCGAAGACGAGGTGCTGGAGGACCGCATCCTGATCGCCGAACCCTGGGACATCGGCCCCGGCGGATACCAGCTCGGCCGTTTCCCGCCCGCCTTCCTCGAATGGAACGACCGCGCCCGCGACACCATCCGCCGCCACTGGCGCGGCGATGCGGGAACGACGGGCGATCTTGCAACGGCGCTGGCCGGCTCCGCCGATCTCTTCGCCCATGACGGTCACAGCCAGACCCGCAGCGTCAACTTCATCGCCGCCCATGACGGCTTCTCGCTCTACGACCTCGTCTCCTTTGAGCACAAGCACAACGAGGCGAACGGCGAGGAAAACCGGGACGGCCACAACGAGAACCATTCCTGGAACAACGGCACCGAGGGCGAAACCACAGACAAGGCGATCCTGAAGAAGCGCCGCCAGGATGTCGAAGCCCTGCTCTCCACGCTTTTTGCCAGCCGCGGTGCCGTCATGCTCACTGCCGGCGACGAGTTCGGCCGCACGCAACGCGGCAACAACAATGCCTATTGCCAGGACAATGCGCTCACCTGGCTTGACTGGTCGAAGACAGATGAAGACTTGATCGAATCCACCGCGCGCCTCGCCGCCATGCGCCAGCGCTTCTCCTGTTTCATGGACACGGCCGTTCTGGCAGGCGATGGCGATGTCGAATGGCTGAATGTCGAAGGCCTGCCGATGACCGCCGGCGACTGGCAGACCCCGGATCTCGGCTCCTTTGCCATGCTGCTCACGGCCATCGATCGCGAAACCGGCAAGGATTGTCGCGTCGCTGTGCTGGTGAACCGGTCCGCGGACACACAGGATTATAGTCTGCCGATTGCAGAAAGGCGCAAATGGCGCCGTCTGCACACCGGACGAAGTGCTGCCAAGGCGAGCGTAAAGCCTCGGACGGTGGATTTCTGGGTCGAGAGCTAG
- a CDS encoding MaoC family dehydratase, producing MPQEISLRDVPGLVGSVVGVSDWITVDQTMIDAFAGATMDHQFIHTDPVRAAAETPFGGTIAHGFLTVSLLSAMNFNCLPKIREQTLGINYGFDKLRFMSPVRTGKRIRGSFKLAAARFRGAGMLMNTYEVTVEIEGERKPALTADWITISQFDPKDRPDNI from the coding sequence ATGCCGCAAGAGATTTCACTCAGGGACGTGCCGGGCCTCGTCGGAAGCGTTGTCGGCGTGTCTGACTGGATCACCGTCGACCAGACGATGATCGACGCCTTCGCAGGCGCCACCATGGACCATCAGTTCATTCACACCGACCCGGTGCGGGCTGCGGCCGAAACGCCTTTCGGCGGCACGATCGCCCACGGATTTCTGACGGTTTCGCTGCTGTCGGCCATGAACTTCAACTGCCTGCCCAAGATCCGCGAGCAGACTCTCGGCATCAATTACGGCTTCGACAAGCTGCGTTTCATGTCGCCGGTCAGGACGGGCAAACGTATCCGGGGATCGTTCAAACTCGCGGCAGCCCGCTTCCGTGGGGCCGGCATGCTGATGAACACCTATGAGGTGACCGTCGAAATCGAGGGCGAGCGCAAGCCGGCGCTGACCGCCGACTGGATCACCATCTCCCAGTTCGACCCGAAGGATCGGCCGGACAACATCTGA
- a CDS encoding DUF2332 domain-containing protein, with protein sequence MNDERAEVIRQSFLRQARACEDLGSPFTARLCTLVAERLTEETPVGATILGWPGNPDGTGDALALRLAGTLHALVRSRRDPALSAVYPPHTVGDDTFWSSVEAAIHRDEAFILERLASAPQTNEVRRSSALLPGFLTIATLTGKPLVLSEVGASAGLNLQWDRYAYRLGDFSWGKASSVDLAPRWEGPPPPGADIEVAERAGCDRNPLDPASEDDRLRLFSYIWADQQDRLDRTAAALAMATESGLKVEKADAIDWLRQRLALPRPSVTHVICHTIAWQYLPPALKAEGEALIADAGGRATQEAPLARLQLEADGKPEGAAILLTLWPTGETREIGRADFHGRWVKWVGWEGSDA encoded by the coding sequence ATGAACGATGAGCGCGCTGAAGTCATCCGGCAGAGCTTTCTCCGTCAGGCCAGGGCCTGTGAAGATCTTGGGTCGCCGTTTACCGCTCGTCTCTGCACGCTCGTGGCAGAGCGGCTGACCGAAGAAACCCCGGTCGGTGCCACGATCCTCGGCTGGCCCGGAAATCCGGACGGCACTGGCGACGCGCTGGCGCTGCGGCTGGCGGGCACGCTGCATGCGCTGGTCCGCTCTCGCCGGGACCCGGCATTGTCAGCCGTCTATCCACCCCATACCGTCGGCGACGACACATTCTGGTCCAGCGTGGAGGCCGCCATCCACCGCGACGAGGCCTTCATTCTCGAGCGCCTTGCATCGGCCCCGCAGACCAACGAGGTGCGCCGTTCATCCGCCCTGCTTCCCGGCTTTCTGACCATCGCGACATTGACCGGAAAACCGCTGGTCCTGTCGGAAGTCGGCGCCAGCGCCGGCCTGAACCTGCAATGGGACCGCTACGCCTATCGGCTGGGCGATTTCAGTTGGGGCAAGGCCTCGTCAGTCGACCTCGCCCCGCGCTGGGAAGGTCCACCTCCCCCCGGGGCTGACATAGAGGTGGCCGAGCGCGCCGGCTGCGACCGCAATCCCCTCGACCCGGCCTCCGAGGACGACCGCCTGCGGCTCTTCTCCTATATATGGGCCGACCAGCAGGACCGCCTCGACCGAACGGCAGCGGCCCTTGCCATGGCTACGGAGAGCGGCCTGAAGGTCGAGAAAGCCGACGCGATCGACTGGCTACGGCAACGCCTCGCCTTGCCGCGGCCTAGCGTGACGCATGTCATCTGCCACACCATCGCCTGGCAATATCTGCCACCAGCGCTGAAGGCCGAAGGCGAAGCCCTCATCGCCGACGCTGGAGGCCGGGCAACGCAAGAAGCGCCCCTCGCCCGCCTGCAGCTCGAAGCCGACGGCAAGCCGGAGGGCGCCGCAATCCTGCTCACGCTGTGGCCGACAGGCGAAACCCGCGAGATTGGCCGCGCGGATTTTCACGGGCGCTGGGTGAAATGGGTTGGGTGGGAAGGTTCAGACGCTTGA
- a CDS encoding NAD-dependent epimerase/dehydratase family protein, translating to MRIAITGSSGRVGRTIFSALANNHNVVGIDRSPFSTTHLVGDFADERLLSSAFEGADAVIHTAALHAPHVGHAADEEFRRINVEGTRLVAKVAIASGVKRLVFTSTTALYGHAVASGSCTWIDENTPPQPKSIYHHTKLEAERVLEDMACAQLGVRVLRMSRSFPEPCDVMAAYRLHRGVDVRDVADAHVLALMNEGAHFQRYVISAATPFFLQDCKALASDAVPVIKRRAPSLAAEFDRRGWGLPKTIDRVYCSAEAMRRLAWTPHYGFEEVLAQMDRRSLEVLPTGSRINRKAE from the coding sequence ATGCGCATAGCGATTACTGGTAGTTCCGGGCGGGTTGGCCGCACTATTTTCAGCGCTTTGGCAAACAATCATAATGTTGTCGGCATCGATCGCTCACCGTTTTCAACCACCCATCTTGTCGGAGACTTCGCCGATGAACGGCTCCTGAGCAGCGCATTCGAGGGCGCTGATGCGGTGATTCATACGGCCGCGCTGCACGCACCACATGTCGGACACGCTGCCGACGAGGAATTCCGCCGCATCAATGTGGAAGGAACTCGCCTCGTTGCGAAAGTCGCAATTGCTTCGGGCGTGAAGCGACTGGTCTTCACCAGCACAACAGCTTTGTATGGTCACGCTGTTGCTTCTGGTTCCTGCACATGGATTGATGAAAACACGCCTCCGCAGCCCAAGAGTATTTACCACCACACAAAACTCGAAGCGGAGCGTGTCTTGGAAGACATGGCGTGCGCGCAGTTGGGCGTGCGCGTTCTGCGCATGTCGCGTAGTTTTCCTGAACCGTGCGATGTGATGGCGGCCTATCGATTGCATCGTGGCGTTGATGTTAGAGATGTTGCGGACGCACATGTGTTGGCACTGATGAACGAAGGAGCGCATTTCCAGCGCTATGTAATCTCGGCGGCCACCCCATTTTTCCTTCAAGACTGTAAGGCCCTCGCGTCTGATGCAGTGCCCGTCATTAAACGACGAGCGCCATCCCTTGCCGCCGAATTCGACCGAAGGGGCTGGGGTCTGCCAAAGACCATAGATCGCGTATACTGTTCCGCTGAAGCCATGCGTCGGCTTGCCTGGACGCCGCACTATGGATTCGAGGAGGTGCTCGCGCAGATGGACCGACGCAGTTTGGAGGTTCTACCCACCGGTTCGCGTATCAACCGGAAGGCCGAGTAG
- a CDS encoding sarcosine oxidase subunit gamma, translating into MVDMSVADRRTVLAGFHGGSAKVRLTPAIPATRVSLRAGADAVAGLSKSLGVKLPMKPKASASAKGRTAFWIGPDEWLLIDEKGDALMADCATSGVVHSATDISHRNTAIIVSGPAAADTLNAASPLDLTLAAFPVGAVTRTVFGKIEIILYRVEEETFRVECWRSFAEYAFGMLVEGAEDASL; encoded by the coding sequence ATGGTTGATATGTCTGTTGCAGACCGCAGGACCGTTCTTGCCGGCTTCCATGGCGGCAGCGCCAAGGTGCGGTTGACGCCGGCAATTCCCGCGACCCGCGTGTCGTTGCGTGCGGGTGCCGATGCGGTCGCCGGCCTCTCCAAGTCGCTTGGCGTGAAGCTTCCGATGAAGCCGAAGGCTTCGGCCTCTGCCAAGGGGCGCACGGCATTCTGGATCGGGCCGGACGAGTGGTTGCTGATCGACGAGAAGGGCGATGCGCTGATGGCCGACTGCGCAACATCCGGCGTGGTTCACTCTGCCACCGACATCTCCCATCGCAACACTGCGATCATCGTCTCGGGTCCGGCCGCTGCCGACACGCTCAACGCGGCGAGCCCGCTCGACCTCACGCTTGCCGCCTTCCCGGTCGGTGCCGTGACGCGCACCGTGTTCGGCAAGATCGAGATCATCCTCTACCGCGTCGAGGAAGAGACGTTCCGCGTCGAATGCTGGCGGTCGTTTGCCGAATACGCCTTCGGCATGCTGGTCGAGGGCGCAGAGGATGCCTCTCTCTGA
- a CDS encoding sarcosine oxidase subunit alpha: MSAANRIPGKGRLTPALTARFTIDGRTLTAYEGDTVASAMIANGMHLAGRSFKYHRPRGILTAGPEEPNALLDVSRDAARRQPNVRATVQEVFDGMKIETQNRWPSLSLDIGEVNNLLSPFFAAGFYYKTFMWPKAAWHQIYEPFIRRAAGLGHAPKEADPDHYANRYAHCDVLVMGGGAAGLASALAAAQTGVRVMIVDEQPEMGGAFHFDTGATVDGQSGWDWAQSVVAKLKAMPNVTVLSRTTAFGYHNHNYVALVERVTDHIAKPSRNQPRERLWQVRAKRVVIASGSIERHMVFANNDRPGIMLASAARTYLNHFGVAVGAKVGVYTAHDSAYEAAIDLKKAGVSVPVIVDAREKPGEGVLAQARALGIEVLTGHGVVDTAGRLRVRSITVRRNGGGSTRKIEVDSLLMSAGWTPSVHMFSQSRGKLKYDAANDRFLPDVYAQDCVSVGGCNGTDDLQALLDEATAAGVSSAKAAGATETPSVSLTGSNAHAWTGGMIGAAEGAGREDNVKAFVDFQHDVCAKDIRLAVREGMHSIEHIKRFTTNGMASDQGKLSNMHGLAIAAEVLGKEIPQVGLTTFRAPYTPVTFGTLINHSRDALFDPTRKTPMHAYEVSQGAVYEDVGNWKRAWYYPKPGEDMHASVNRECKTVRDTAGVFNASTLGKIEVVGPDAAKFLNLMYTNAWDTLKPGKARYGIMTREDGFIYDDGVVGRLAEDRFHVTTTTGGAPRVMHHMEDYLQTEFPQLKVWLTSTTEQWAVIAVQGPKARDIIAPFVEGIDISNEAFPHMSVAEGKFCGVPTRLFRVSFTGELGFEVNVPADFGADVLRQIWERAQSLGACLYGTETMHVLRAEKGYIIVGQDTDGTLTADDAGLSWAVSKKKTDFVGIRGMKRPDLVKEGRKQLVGLMTKDPNEVLEEGGQIVADPNQPKPMTMLGHVTSSYWSENLGRSIAIAMVAGGRGRMGETLYVPMKDKTIAVEVTDMVFVDKEGGRIHG, encoded by the coding sequence ATGAGTGCTGCCAACCGTATTCCCGGCAAGGGCCGCCTGACGCCCGCCCTGACGGCCCGTTTCACCATCGATGGCCGTACGTTGACGGCATATGAAGGCGATACCGTCGCGTCCGCGATGATTGCCAATGGCATGCATCTCGCCGGCCGCTCGTTCAAGTATCACCGTCCGCGCGGCATTCTGACCGCCGGTCCGGAAGAGCCGAATGCGTTGCTTGACGTCTCGCGGGACGCTGCCCGTCGCCAGCCCAACGTGCGGGCAACGGTGCAGGAGGTCTTCGACGGGATGAAGATCGAAACGCAGAACCGCTGGCCGTCGCTGTCGCTCGACATCGGCGAGGTCAACAACCTGCTCTCGCCCTTCTTCGCCGCCGGTTTCTACTACAAGACCTTCATGTGGCCGAAGGCCGCCTGGCACCAGATCTACGAACCCTTCATCCGCCGTGCGGCCGGTCTCGGCCATGCGCCCAAGGAAGCGGATCCGGACCACTACGCCAACCGCTATGCGCATTGCGACGTTCTGGTGATGGGCGGCGGTGCGGCTGGTCTTGCTTCGGCACTGGCGGCAGCCCAGACGGGCGTGCGCGTCATGATCGTCGATGAACAGCCGGAGATGGGCGGCGCCTTCCACTTCGACACGGGCGCGACCGTCGACGGCCAGAGCGGCTGGGACTGGGCGCAAAGTGTGGTCGCCAAGCTCAAGGCCATGCCGAACGTCACCGTGCTCTCGCGCACCACAGCCTTCGGCTATCACAACCACAACTACGTGGCGCTGGTCGAACGCGTCACGGACCATATTGCCAAGCCGTCGAGGAACCAGCCGCGCGAGCGGCTGTGGCAGGTCCGCGCCAAGCGGGTGGTCATCGCCAGCGGTTCGATCGAACGGCACATGGTCTTCGCCAACAATGACCGTCCGGGCATCATGCTGGCCTCTGCGGCCCGTACCTATCTGAACCATTTCGGCGTCGCCGTCGGTGCGAAAGTTGGCGTCTATACGGCGCATGACTCGGCCTATGAAGCGGCAATCGATCTGAAGAAGGCAGGCGTCTCGGTGCCGGTCATCGTCGACGCCCGCGAGAAGCCGGGCGAGGGTGTTCTGGCCCAGGCGCGTGCGCTCGGCATCGAGGTGCTGACCGGCCATGGCGTGGTCGACACGGCAGGTCGCCTGCGCGTCCGCTCGATCACGGTACGCCGCAATGGCGGCGGTTCCACCCGCAAGATCGAGGTCGATTCGCTTCTGATGTCGGCCGGCTGGACACCGTCTGTGCACATGTTCTCGCAGTCGCGCGGCAAGCTGAAATATGATGCCGCCAACGACCGTTTCCTGCCTGACGTCTACGCGCAGGATTGCGTCTCCGTCGGTGGCTGCAATGGCACTGACGATCTGCAGGCGCTGCTCGACGAGGCAACGGCTGCCGGTGTTTCCTCGGCCAAGGCTGCGGGTGCGACCGAGACGCCTTCCGTTTCGCTCACCGGTTCCAATGCCCATGCCTGGACCGGCGGCATGATCGGCGCTGCCGAAGGGGCGGGCCGTGAGGACAACGTCAAGGCTTTCGTCGACTTCCAGCATGATGTCTGCGCCAAGGACATCCGTCTTGCCGTGCGTGAGGGCATGCATTCGATCGAACACATCAAGCGCTTCACCACCAACGGCATGGCGTCTGACCAGGGCAAGCTGTCCAACATGCATGGCCTCGCCATTGCAGCCGAGGTGCTCGGCAAGGAGATCCCGCAGGTCGGTCTCACCACCTTCCGCGCGCCCTATACGCCTGTCACCTTCGGTACGCTGATCAACCACTCGCGTGATGCGCTGTTTGATCCGACCCGCAAGACGCCGATGCATGCCTATGAAGTTTCCCAGGGCGCTGTCTACGAAGACGTCGGCAACTGGAAGCGTGCCTGGTATTACCCGAAGCCGGGCGAAGACATGCATGCCTCCGTCAACCGCGAATGCAAGACCGTGCGCGACACGGCCGGTGTGTTCAATGCCTCGACGCTCGGCAAGATCGAGGTTGTCGGGCCTGATGCGGCCAAGTTCCTCAACCTGATGTATACCAATGCCTGGGACACGCTGAAACCGGGCAAGGCACGCTATGGCATCATGACGCGGGAAGACGGCTTCATCTATGACGATGGTGTCGTCGGGCGTCTGGCCGAGGATCGTTTCCACGTGACGACCACGACGGGCGGTGCGCCGCGCGTCATGCACCACATGGAAGACTATCTGCAGACCGAATTCCCGCAGCTGAAGGTCTGGCTCACCTCGACCACGGAACAATGGGCGGTCATTGCCGTCCAGGGTCCGAAGGCACGCGACATCATTGCGCCCTTCGTCGAGGGCATCGACATTTCGAACGAAGCCTTTCCGCATATGAGCGTGGCCGAAGGCAAATTCTGTGGCGTGCCGACACGGCTCTTCCGCGTCTCCTTCACCGGCGAGCTCGGTTTCGAAGTCAATGTTCCCGCCGACTTCGGCGCTGATGTCCTCCGTCAGATCTGGGAGCGGGCTCAGTCACTCGGCGCTTGCCTCTACGGCACCGAGACCATGCACGTGCTGCGCGCCGAGAAGGGGTACATCATCGTCGGTCAGGATACCGACGGCACATTGACTGCCGATGATGCGGGGCTCTCCTGGGCGGTGTCGAAGAAGAAGACCGATTTCGTCGGTATTCGCGGCATGAAACGTCCGGATCTGGTCAAGGAAGGCCGCAAGCAGCTGGTCGGGCTGATGACCAAGGACCCGAACGAGGTTCTCGAGGAAGGCGGCCAGATCGTTGCCGATCCGAACCAGCCGAAGCCGATGACCATGCTCGGGCATGTGACCTCGTCCTACTGGTCAGAAAATCTCGGGCGCTCGATCGCGATTGCCATGGTGGCCGGCGGACGCGGGCGCATGGGCGAGACGCTCTATGTGCCGATGAAGGACAAGACCATCGCGGTCGAAGTGACCGACATGGTGTTCGTAGACAAGGAAGGAGGCCGCATCCATGGTTGA
- a CDS encoding sarcosine oxidase subunit delta, whose translation MLVIKCPYCEEERAELEFRAAGEAHIARPADIASITDEEFADYFFLRDNPKGLIFERWRHIHGCGRFFNAARDTISDKILLTYKAGEPMPDPATLVAPSASKGEKA comes from the coding sequence ATGCTGGTCATCAAATGCCCCTATTGCGAAGAAGAGCGAGCAGAGCTCGAATTTCGCGCTGCCGGTGAAGCGCATATCGCGCGCCCTGCCGATATCGCCTCGATCACGGATGAGGAATTCGCCGATTACTTCTTCCTGCGCGACAATCCGAAGGGCCTGATCTTCGAACGCTGGCGCCATATCCATGGCTGCGGGCGCTTCTTCAACGCGGCCCGCGACACCATCTCCGACAAGATCCTGCTGACCTACAAGGCTGGTGAGCCCATGCCCGATCCCGCAACATTGGTTGCCCCGTCTGCATCGAAGGGAGAAAAGGCATGA
- a CDS encoding sarcosine oxidase subunit beta family protein, with translation MRKYSVFAVVREAMRAHKGWEAQWVSPEPRQSYDVIIIGAGGHGLGAAYYLAKEHGITNVAVIEKGWLGGGNTGRNTTIIRSNYLYEESMDIYEHSLKLWEGLSQDLNYNVMYSPRGVMMLSHNVHDQQSFKRHVNANSLYGIDNEWLTPEQAKAFCPPLDISKNARYPINGAALQRRGGTARHDAVAWGYARAASDRGVHIIQNTEVTGLRRGPNGEVTGVETTRGFIGAKKVGVSAAGHSSVVMGMAGVRLPVHSTPLQALVSEPLKPIFPCVVMSNTVHAYISQSDKGELVIGAGTDQYNSYSQTGGMQIITHTLDAICELFPMFRRVKMMRQWGGITDNTADRSPIQSVTPVQNLFVNAGWGTGGFKATPGSANLFAHLIAKGEPHRLAQGLTLDRFRTGRLIDEAAAAAVAH, from the coding sequence ATGCGCAAATATTCGGTCTTTGCCGTTGTCCGTGAGGCCATGCGTGCCCACAAGGGATGGGAGGCTCAGTGGGTCTCTCCCGAGCCGCGGCAGTCCTATGACGTCATCATCATCGGCGCAGGCGGTCATGGCCTGGGTGCCGCCTATTATCTCGCCAAGGAGCACGGCATCACCAATGTCGCCGTGATCGAGAAGGGCTGGCTCGGTGGTGGCAATACCGGTCGAAACACGACGATCATCCGGTCCAACTATCTCTATGAAGAGAGCATGGACATCTACGAGCATTCGCTGAAGCTCTGGGAGGGCCTGTCCCAGGATTTGAACTATAATGTCATGTATTCGCCGCGCGGCGTGATGATGCTGTCGCACAATGTGCATGACCAGCAGTCCTTCAAGCGGCATGTCAACGCCAACAGTCTCTATGGCATCGACAATGAGTGGTTGACGCCGGAACAGGCCAAGGCTTTCTGCCCGCCGCTCGACATCTCGAAGAATGCCCGCTACCCGATCAATGGTGCGGCCCTCCAGCGGCGTGGCGGCACGGCGCGCCATGATGCGGTTGCCTGGGGTTATGCCCGTGCAGCGTCCGATCGCGGTGTGCATATTATCCAGAACACCGAAGTGACGGGCCTGCGTCGCGGGCCGAACGGCGAAGTGACCGGCGTCGAGACCACGCGCGGCTTCATCGGCGCGAAGAAGGTCGGCGTTTCCGCAGCCGGCCACTCCTCGGTGGTCATGGGCATGGCGGGCGTGCGTCTTCCTGTTCACTCCACGCCGCTCCAGGCGCTTGTGTCTGAGCCGCTGAAGCCCATCTTCCCCTGCGTTGTCATGTCGAACACCGTACATGCCTATATTTCGCAGTCGGACAAGGGTGAGCTGGTCATCGGTGCCGGTACCGACCAGTATAATTCCTACAGCCAGACCGGCGGCATGCAGATCATCACGCATACGCTGGACGCCATCTGCGAACTCTTCCCGATGTTCCGTCGTGTGAAGATGATGCGCCAGTGGGGCGGGATCACCGACAACACGGCCGACCGCTCGCCGATCCAGAGCGTCACGCCGGTTCAGAACCTCTTCGTCAATGCCGGATGGGGGACGGGTGGCTTCAAGGCGACGCCGGGTTCGGCCAATCTCTTTGCCCATCTCATCGCCAAGGGCGAGCCGCACAGGCTGGCCCAGGGCCTGACGCTCGACCGGTTCCGTACCGGCCGCCTCATCGACGAGGCAGCCGCCGCTGCCGTGGCGCACTGA
- the rpsU gene encoding 30S ribosomal protein S21: MQVLVRDNNVDQALRALKKKLQREGVFREMKMHDFFEKPSEKRAREKAEAVRRVRKLARKKMQREGLLPAARGR; encoded by the coding sequence GTGCAGGTACTAGTCCGCGACAACAACGTTGACCAGGCGCTCCGCGCTCTCAAGAAGAAGCTGCAGCGCGAAGGTGTCTTCCGCGAAATGAAGATGCACGATTTCTTCGAAAAGCCGTCTGAGAAGCGCGCACGCGAGAAGGCCGAGGCTGTTCGCCGCGTCCGCAAGCTGGCACGCAAGAAGATGCAGCGCGAAGGCCTGCTGCCGGCTGCTCGCGGCCGTTGA
- a CDS encoding tetratricopeptide repeat protein has product MTKTSVLTTASNTDRKHSLASAVALLAALTLAGCATTTETTDVIRLDRAQGSNENIASLTAVIQANPRAPEGYNVRGSAYGRAGQFKPALDDFNTALQINPQFFQAYANRALVYRNMGKPVEAAADYNAALKINPNYDVAYIGRGNIYRQAGRIDEAFGDFNRAIQLDTTDGRAYHNRGLIYQLRGDHAKAIDDFSKAISLSSRAPEPYNGRGVSYIALNDDENAFADFNLAIELNNSIAESWANQALVYERRGDKARAAKSYSHALRLDPKYEPAKQGLARTRGTT; this is encoded by the coding sequence ATGACGAAAACCTCCGTGCTGACGACCGCCTCCAACACCGACCGCAAGCATAGCCTCGCGTCTGCGGTGGCCCTGCTCGCCGCCCTGACTCTGGCAGGCTGCGCGACGACGACGGAAACGACCGATGTCATCCGCCTCGATCGCGCTCAGGGCTCCAATGAAAACATTGCGTCCCTGACCGCCGTCATCCAGGCCAATCCGCGCGCTCCGGAAGGTTACAATGTGCGCGGTTCGGCCTATGGCCGCGCCGGTCAGTTCAAGCCGGCGCTTGACGATTTCAACACCGCGCTGCAGATCAATCCGCAATTCTTCCAGGCCTATGCCAACCGCGCGCTGGTTTACCGCAACATGGGCAAGCCGGTCGAAGCGGCCGCCGACTACAATGCGGCGCTGAAGATCAACCCGAACTACGACGTCGCCTATATCGGTCGCGGCAACATCTATCGCCAGGCCGGCCGTATCGACGAAGCCTTCGGCGACTTCAACCGCGCCATCCAGCTCGACACCACCGATGGCCGCGCCTACCACAATCGCGGCCTGATCTACCAGCTGCGCGGAGACCACGCCAAGGCGATCGACGACTTCTCGAAGGCCATCTCGCTCTCGTCGCGCGCACCGGAGCCGTATAATGGCCGTGGCGTCTCCTATATCGCGCTGAACGACGATGAAAACGCCTTTGCCGATTTCAATCTGGCAATCGAGCTGAACAACAGCATCGCCGAAAGCTGGGCGAACCAGGCGCTCGTCTACGAACGCCGCGGCGACAAGGCACGGGCTGCCAAGTCCTACAGCCATGCGCTGCGCCTCGACCCGAAATATGAGCCGGCCAAGCAGGGTCTTGCCCGCACACGCGGCACCACCTGA